Proteins from a single region of Azospira inquinata:
- a CDS encoding cation diffusion facilitator family transporter, whose product MNSKPLTRYAWLSIAAAVATILLKGAAWWLTDSVGLLSDALESFVNLAGAVMALWMLGLAALPPDENHAYGHTKAEYFASGFEGLLILAAAGGIGVTAILRLLHPQPLEQVSLGLGISLLASLVNFFTAQVLLRAGKSRGSIALEADGRHLMTDVWTSVGVIAGVGAVALTGWLWLDPLLALVVAVHILATGWELVHRSASGLMDEALPPARQAAVDALLDHYRQRGIGFHAVRSRQAGTRAFVTLHVLVPGVWTVQKAHALAEEVEAGIREAVPGANVMTHLEPLEDPLSHADIDLDR is encoded by the coding sequence ATGAACTCCAAGCCTTTGACCCGTTACGCCTGGCTCTCCATTGCCGCCGCCGTGGCCACCATTCTGCTCAAGGGAGCGGCCTGGTGGCTCACCGACTCCGTCGGCCTGCTATCCGACGCCCTGGAATCCTTTGTCAATCTGGCCGGAGCCGTCATGGCCCTGTGGATGCTGGGCCTGGCCGCTCTGCCGCCGGATGAAAACCATGCCTACGGCCATACCAAGGCAGAATATTTCGCCAGCGGCTTTGAAGGTCTGCTCATTCTGGCCGCAGCCGGAGGGATCGGCGTTACCGCCATCCTCCGCCTACTTCATCCCCAGCCTTTGGAACAGGTCAGTCTGGGCCTGGGGATTTCCCTGCTCGCCTCCCTGGTCAATTTCTTCACCGCCCAGGTACTGCTTCGGGCGGGCAAGTCCCGGGGCTCCATTGCCCTGGAAGCAGATGGGCGCCACCTCATGACCGATGTCTGGACCTCCGTAGGGGTTATCGCCGGGGTGGGTGCCGTGGCCCTTACCGGCTGGCTCTGGCTCGACCCCCTGCTGGCTCTGGTGGTCGCGGTGCATATCCTGGCCACAGGCTGGGAACTGGTACATCGATCCGCCTCCGGTCTGATGGACGAAGCCTTACCCCCCGCCCGGCAGGCCGCGGTGGACGCCCTCCTGGACCACTACCGGCAACGGGGGATCGGCTTCCACGCGGTACGCAGCCGTCAAGCGGGCACCCGAGCCTTCGTCACTCTCCACGTGCTGGTGCCCGGCGTCTGGACCGTGCAGAAAGCCCATGCCCTGGCGGAAGAGGTGGAAGCGGGCATTCGGGAAGCGGTCCCCGGCGCCAACGTCATGACCCACCTGGAGCCCTTGGAAGACCCCCTGTCCCACGCGGACATCGACTTGGACCGCTGA
- a CDS encoding S1/P1 nuclease: MQPREGRSRFFLGKAALALLALSLSFSAVAWNGTGHRLIAHIAWQQLSPEERVLLGNWLQRHPDYPHWLKHRPAYPGASPAYVAFVEAATWADDIRRQRHSFQEDSISPFTETEELASHPDWHFQDGARSGPEAGRLAEALETLPGQLKGRGNISPLALVWLEHLVGDAHQTYKLTRRRHEEQVRI, from the coding sequence ATGCAGCCCCGGGAAGGGAGAAGCCGCTTCTTTCTCGGGAAAGCCGCCCTGGCCCTCCTGGCCCTGAGTCTTTCCTTTTCCGCCGTAGCCTGGAATGGCACTGGCCATAGACTCATCGCCCACATCGCCTGGCAGCAATTAAGCCCGGAGGAACGCGTCCTCCTGGGGAACTGGCTGCAACGCCATCCGGATTATCCCCACTGGCTAAAGCATCGCCCCGCCTACCCAGGCGCCTCCCCTGCCTATGTGGCTTTTGTGGAAGCGGCCACCTGGGCCGACGACATCCGTCGCCAGCGCCATAGTTTCCAGGAAGATTCCATTTCCCCTTTTACGGAAACAGAGGAACTCGCCTCCCATCCGGATTGGCACTTTCAGGATGGCGCCCGTTCCGGCCCGGAAGCCGGGCGACTGGCAGAGGCCCTGGAAACCTTGCCCGGGCAACTCAAGGGAAGAGGAAATATTTCCCCCTTGGCCCTGGTCTGGCTGGAGCATCTGGTGGGGGATGCCCACCAGACATACAAGTTGACACGCCGAAGGCATGAGGAGCAAGTTCGTATATGA
- a CDS encoding tyrosine-type recombinase/integrase, with protein sequence MSQADDLGAYREWLDEHTNPDELLFHFPRNKLARVTYRYRGHLIQKIYARELAPATAKRRMGVVISFYRWLIEENLFEPDFPPWQERQYLLSVKNTHGFSMTRSVASTDISIKASKTDDPFEGTIQDGSKLRPLSVEEQQWVMEGARTLGNPEMQLLILFMLLTGARIQTACTLRVRHFIGTNPHFGRALSSDIQIFKLPVGPATGIDTKNDKNMVLQVPRALYEVLRTYAQSSRAKRRRELTIDGDNPDQYLFLTQQGRPYFTGKDEALTFDPKLKRRHQKTGGTVRQYIKDHLIPYIRHRYDKNFHFRIHDLRASFGMNQTDMQMSLVEKGDITLAKARIAVMALMGHASSATTDLYLDYRKQMQQAYAAINGYGDQVQAWISDAIAGIGYNDE encoded by the coding sequence ATGAGCCAAGCAGACGATCTTGGCGCCTATCGCGAATGGTTAGATGAACATACCAACCCCGACGAGTTGCTGTTCCACTTCCCAAGGAACAAGCTGGCACGGGTGACATATCGGTATCGTGGCCATCTAATACAGAAGATTTACGCACGGGAACTTGCGCCGGCGACGGCCAAAAGGCGCATGGGGGTGGTGATCAGCTTTTATCGCTGGTTGATCGAAGAAAATCTGTTTGAACCCGACTTCCCTCCCTGGCAAGAACGCCAATATCTGCTCTCTGTCAAGAATACTCATGGGTTTTCAATGACGAGATCTGTCGCCTCTACCGATATTTCAATCAAGGCATCCAAGACTGATGACCCCTTCGAGGGCACCATTCAGGACGGGAGTAAGCTGCGGCCCCTTTCCGTCGAGGAACAACAATGGGTGATGGAGGGGGCACGTACGCTCGGCAACCCGGAGATGCAATTGCTGATCCTTTTCATGCTCCTTACCGGCGCGCGAATCCAGACCGCTTGCACCTTACGCGTACGTCACTTTATCGGCACGAATCCACACTTTGGTAGGGCGCTGTCGAGCGACATCCAGATATTCAAGCTACCCGTCGGCCCCGCAACTGGAATCGACACTAAGAACGACAAGAACATGGTCTTGCAGGTCCCTCGTGCGCTATACGAGGTCTTGCGTACCTACGCCCAATCCAGTCGGGCCAAGCGTCGTCGCGAGCTAACGATCGATGGCGACAATCCCGATCAATACCTGTTCCTCACACAACAAGGTCGTCCCTACTTCACCGGCAAGGACGAGGCGCTGACCTTTGACCCCAAACTGAAACGCCGCCATCAGAAAACCGGCGGCACGGTGCGGCAGTACATCAAGGACCACCTGATCCCCTACATTCGGCATAGATACGACAAGAACTTCCACTTCCGCATCCATGATCTGCGGGCATCCTTCGGCATGAACCAGACTGACATGCAGATGTCTCTGGTCGAAAAGGGGGACATCACCTTGGCTAAGGCACGCATAGCTGTCATGGCCTTGATGGGACATGCTAGCAGTGCAACTACTGACCTCTACCTAGACTACCGCAAGCAGATGCAGCAAGCTTACGCTGCCATAAACGGCTACGGAGATCAGGTGCAGGCATGGATCAGCGATGCGATAGCGGGCATCGGATATAACGATGAATGA
- a CDS encoding site-specific integrase, which yields MNEPIENHFSSRPAYVLGLPLKDETLIIHPEQVILKIGSDYMDVGALCYALRSNNKGKRSQPAKVVLPSLLKQRPAQILKLITVLSTMLDGRRPSTISSLYKYLKALLDWADTNGHTDCLAGGNATRNAFRSYAAHVEDRFRRQEIGSISAYHQQKGVLYLLEAITGLEEIARGVRLIKQTHQPNGGTEPVPDHDFAQNLAISQMLFDGLSDLVLENRAFPFKLELPESLGWEHNHLWLFPVHQWRLPPHRWSMRKMQANPNWAYDYQNGRLATVEEIWRNYSLRESPKVARTRAAFNIRKAQRRINNANANSRDRVRFMLGMIAHNSFCYLLHANSGGNQQPILDLETDGMLDTVVTNQGYRSIKFRASGKEVFIPIPISFLPSLRRFLELRTWLLNGTFNPYLFITYGPPTKKFLQPQKASNRILEAHYNVLLRIEPKLKRIRALATRATVNDALLRKHDASIVAKVMGHSEATELMKYGRGSVVDHRDDMTTLFQKISAAAKKQRVIPVRSALGEKTIPLEQGGGCAHYGYPDPMTDAAAFQPDCGGGCWFCGHRLLVADEEDARKLASASFVMLQLILGPQHEAKLRPLISKCESDLETIAQTFDCRPMVERIKKDVHEDGNLTRYWAEKYLLFLELQVIV from the coding sequence ATGAATGAGCCGATTGAAAACCACTTCAGTTCCCGCCCAGCCTACGTTCTCGGTCTGCCGCTGAAGGATGAAACACTTATCATTCATCCGGAGCAGGTGATCCTAAAAATTGGATCGGATTATATGGATGTCGGCGCACTCTGCTATGCGCTGCGCTCGAACAACAAGGGCAAGCGCAGCCAGCCAGCCAAAGTCGTGTTGCCGTCTTTGCTTAAACAGCGCCCTGCGCAAATACTTAAGCTCATCACGGTGCTCTCGACTATGCTGGATGGGCGCCGGCCGAGCACTATTTCCAGTCTATACAAGTATTTGAAGGCCCTGCTGGACTGGGCTGATACCAACGGGCATACGGACTGCCTCGCTGGAGGCAATGCTACCCGTAACGCTTTCCGTTCCTACGCAGCCCACGTAGAGGACCGATTTCGGCGGCAAGAAATCGGATCAATAAGCGCCTACCACCAGCAAAAAGGTGTTCTTTATTTGCTCGAAGCAATCACCGGCCTTGAGGAAATTGCACGCGGTGTGCGACTCATAAAACAAACTCACCAGCCGAATGGGGGCACTGAACCCGTACCGGATCACGACTTTGCACAAAATCTCGCGATAAGCCAGATGCTATTCGATGGATTGTCAGATTTGGTTCTCGAAAATCGCGCTTTCCCGTTCAAACTCGAATTACCGGAATCCCTTGGCTGGGAACACAACCATCTTTGGTTGTTTCCAGTGCATCAATGGCGATTACCCCCGCATAGATGGAGTATGCGCAAAATGCAGGCCAACCCGAACTGGGCCTACGACTACCAGAATGGCCGTCTCGCCACCGTGGAGGAAATCTGGCGCAATTACAGTCTGAGAGAATCCCCCAAGGTCGCACGAACAAGGGCCGCCTTCAATATCCGAAAGGCCCAACGACGCATCAACAACGCAAACGCTAATTCCCGTGACCGCGTTCGTTTCATGCTTGGCATGATTGCCCACAACTCGTTCTGCTATCTGCTTCACGCCAATTCTGGTGGCAACCAGCAACCGATTCTTGATTTGGAAACTGACGGCATGCTGGATACAGTCGTCACGAACCAGGGGTATCGGAGCATCAAATTTAGAGCATCGGGAAAAGAAGTATTTATACCCATTCCGATTTCTTTCCTACCCTCGTTACGCCGCTTTCTGGAACTGCGCACATGGCTTCTCAACGGCACATTCAATCCTTATCTGTTTATCACGTATGGACCGCCCACCAAAAAATTTCTCCAACCGCAAAAAGCTTCCAACAGGATTCTCGAAGCCCACTACAACGTCCTTCTTAGGATCGAACCTAAGCTGAAACGCATTCGCGCCCTTGCAACCCGCGCCACGGTAAACGACGCACTCCTACGAAAGCACGATGCCAGTATCGTCGCAAAAGTCATGGGGCACTCCGAGGCCACAGAACTCATGAAATACGGGCGCGGCTCGGTAGTCGATCACCGGGACGATATGACTACCCTTTTTCAAAAGATCTCAGCTGCCGCAAAAAAGCAAAGGGTCATTCCGGTTCGATCCGCTCTTGGAGAGAAAACGATACCACTGGAACAGGGGGGCGGCTGCGCGCACTACGGCTATCCCGACCCAATGACGGACGCCGCTGCATTCCAACCTGATTGTGGGGGCGGCTGCTGGTTCTGCGGTCACCGCTTGTTGGTGGCCGACGAGGAGGATGCACGCAAGCTCGCATCTGCATCCTTTGTCATGCTGCAATTGATCCTTGGCCCGCAACATGAGGCCAAGCTACGTCCGCTGATCAGCAAATGCGAGTCCGATCTGGAAACCATTGCTCAAACCTTTGACTGCCGCCCCATGGTGGAGAGGATCAAGAAGGACGTACATGAGGACGGGAACCTCACGCGCTACTGGGCCGAGAAGTACCTCCTCTTCCTTGAGCTTCAGGTGATCGTATGA
- a CDS encoding metallophosphoesterase has translation MNLALVSDLHHEWGDWVPSEAARSADVVILAGDVEHGTLGIQWASRSFPGQTVVYVAGNHEFYRNSLNLVEKLQAPEWKAHGVHFLERAVLELPGVRILGATLWSGFSLQGEGEARQAAMATAQERINDYWDIQVRDEGPMLTPADTLAVHETTVTWLDQALAQPFEGKTVVVTHFPPLPQCVHPEMEGTALAPYYATDLSWLMEKYPIDLWCHGHTHSNTDFLGPNGCHILSNHRGYPGQHTGDKEGEKLGSPSKHPFRPDLVVTL, from the coding sequence ATGAACCTCGCATTGGTCTCTGATCTTCACCACGAATGGGGGGACTGGGTGCCTTCCGAGGCAGCCCGGTCCGCTGATGTGGTGATCCTGGCGGGGGATGTGGAACATGGCACCTTGGGGATCCAGTGGGCCAGTCGCTCCTTCCCCGGGCAAACCGTGGTCTATGTGGCCGGGAACCATGAGTTCTACCGAAACAGCCTGAACCTGGTGGAGAAGCTACAAGCCCCAGAATGGAAGGCCCACGGCGTCCACTTCCTGGAGCGGGCCGTTCTGGAACTCCCTGGGGTGCGCATCCTGGGGGCCACTCTATGGTCCGGCTTTTCTCTCCAAGGGGAGGGAGAGGCCCGGCAGGCCGCCATGGCTACGGCCCAGGAGCGCATCAACGATTACTGGGATATTCAGGTACGGGATGAGGGGCCCATGCTGACACCGGCCGATACCCTGGCGGTTCATGAAACCACCGTCACCTGGCTAGACCAAGCCCTGGCTCAGCCTTTCGAAGGAAAAACGGTGGTGGTCACCCACTTTCCTCCGTTACCCCAGTGCGTCCATCCCGAGATGGAAGGCACCGCCCTGGCGCCCTACTACGCAACGGACCTTTCCTGGCTCATGGAGAAGTACCCCATTGATCTCTGGTGTCATGGCCATACCCACAGCAATACGGATTTCCTGGGGCCGAACGGGTGCCATATCCTTTCGAATCACCGGGGCTACCCGGGCCAGCATACGGGGGATAAGGAAGGGGAAAAGCTGGGGAGTCCGAGCAAGCATCCTTTCCGGCCGGACCTGGTGGTGACCTTGTAG
- a CDS encoding 3'-5' exonuclease family protein has product MLHVFFDTEFTDLGRGSKLISIGLVTEDGDHRFYAELTGTYELSECCDFVRETVLPQLEGGSVQMDPPTLTHRLGGWLVGLGDSVQLVTDSLAWDWPWIQEIFWEKGSWPRNVLNQPLILGQTEEMNQAIEAAFAQGLRQHHALDDAKANRLAWLSGQKEN; this is encoded by the coding sequence ATGCTGCATGTCTTTTTCGATACCGAATTCACCGACCTGGGCAGAGGATCCAAATTGATCTCCATCGGGTTGGTGACGGAAGACGGTGACCACCGGTTTTATGCGGAATTGACCGGTACCTATGAACTTTCCGAGTGCTGTGATTTTGTCCGGGAAACCGTGCTCCCCCAGCTGGAAGGCGGATCAGTACAGATGGACCCGCCAACCCTAACCCATCGCCTTGGCGGATGGCTTGTGGGGTTAGGAGATTCCGTGCAGTTAGTGACAGACTCGTTGGCCTGGGACTGGCCTTGGATTCAGGAGATTTTCTGGGAAAAGGGTTCCTGGCCCCGGAATGTGTTGAACCAACCGCTTATTTTGGGACAAACCGAAGAGATGAACCAGGCGATTGAAGCCGCATTCGCCCAGGGACTCCGGCAACACCATGCGTTGGATGACGCCAAGGCTAATCGCCTGGCATGGCTATCGGGGCAGAAGGAGAATTAA
- a CDS encoding DEAD/DEAH box helicase, with protein sequence MAGERPYFKHGIANLESIFESSRSNAAICKSLVEELKQRKTARAAELLTQVKAALAQISGSKPQERDKSLRQFTPPKEEAVPSAVTEEQAAPKPSTPRSTPLPNTPEAILAAWTAMEALSPQTYRRPADLVNGDKHCVALLDGDDLPWFRGEKSRPKQKLYYQIVLGSVHVDRATNALIRVFGEDEERSAREREKAVLAAILVDKDGFLLEESSVAISSFGWALPIALAGDLAGLGAWGDAERPLVDGLTKQLSRQDRDGNALPLDAAVLNKAFQWLVASLRLPTDLYEQPSFVLRIFHYFKSKTPPEVTLLNSFFLSDLARATSLVRNSQPNQVLARYLGAEKVSHSPNLLENLSLVESLVAPALTPATRWPAPGGHPLVTLQQAAVNASRMELAGGKAGIVAVNGPPGTGKTTLLRDIVASCVLDRATAMAEFDDPRTAFKTTGLKVSAGSSAFFHLYSVDESLKGHEVLVASSNNKAVENVSKELPSLKAIGRDVAYFKTVSDRALSKRAESGEIVAGEPTWGLIAAVLGNAKNRQVFQEALWWDDDKSLRLYLKAARGDSVVREIKDESGNVIRREVPSIIDAEAPPSPEEARVNWRKARSRFKTLLSEVDAELRLLESVRKVCLSIPSARGEVNAASSDLIIATQAMSAQEAVVNTAQANLRTAEAAKVDAIQVEQSAFSSRPSWWHRLFNTQRMKAWHRIYDPLLSARQTSERRSEAASTAYKNSTALLNEAEANVQSAQQILEKQKAKLSSLEQEIDSHRPRLGSRLVDEEFFVKGHEHWNLASPWLPDTLHQKREGLFVAALELHRAFIDVSAQRISHNLGVLMGAMQVGALHEEAKKALLGDLWSTLFLICPVVSTTFASVDRMLGDLPAASFGWVLVDEAGQATPQSAVGMLMRAKRAIVVGDPLQIPPVVSLPQRLVSEIGKFFGLETNKWLAPEASVQTLADQASRLKAEFQADVGVREVGLPLLVHRRCQEPMFGISNRIAYDGQMVYAAGNPSIGFVAQVLGNSQWFDIDATAESKWCAEEGEFVIQLLSKLAMAGVQQPDIYIITPFRIIAQELRRRIESESGLLQSLGVDADEWLNDRVGTIHTFQGKEAEAVIAVLGAPMSAQQGARRWAASTPNIFNVMVSRAKQRLYIVGSRAAWSTVGHGKAVSSALNRT encoded by the coding sequence GTGGCAGGAGAGCGTCCATACTTCAAGCACGGTATCGCAAATCTTGAGTCGATCTTTGAAAGCTCTCGTTCCAATGCCGCTATCTGTAAATCCCTTGTTGAAGAGCTGAAACAACGAAAAACTGCCAGGGCCGCTGAACTACTTACTCAGGTTAAAGCAGCATTGGCGCAAATATCAGGATCAAAACCTCAAGAGAGAGATAAATCTCTTCGACAATTCACCCCTCCTAAAGAAGAGGCCGTCCCTTCGGCTGTGACAGAGGAGCAAGCCGCACCCAAACCTAGTACTCCCCGGAGTACTCCTTTACCCAATACGCCAGAAGCCATTCTTGCTGCTTGGACGGCGATGGAAGCGCTTTCTCCTCAGACCTATCGGCGTCCAGCTGATCTTGTGAACGGAGACAAGCACTGTGTAGCGTTGCTAGATGGCGATGACCTTCCGTGGTTCAGAGGTGAAAAGTCGCGCCCTAAACAAAAGTTGTACTACCAAATAGTTTTGGGCAGTGTCCACGTTGACCGTGCCACTAATGCACTTATCCGGGTATTTGGCGAAGACGAAGAACGCAGTGCAAGGGAACGAGAGAAGGCAGTTCTCGCTGCAATCTTGGTGGATAAAGATGGGTTTTTGCTAGAAGAAAGCTCGGTGGCAATTTCCAGTTTTGGGTGGGCACTCCCGATTGCTTTAGCTGGCGACCTAGCCGGACTCGGCGCATGGGGGGACGCAGAACGGCCTCTTGTCGATGGACTAACGAAGCAACTCTCCCGACAGGACAGAGATGGCAACGCGTTGCCATTAGATGCAGCTGTCCTTAACAAGGCATTTCAGTGGCTCGTTGCCTCATTGAGATTGCCGACCGACCTTTATGAACAGCCTAGCTTTGTGCTTCGCATCTTTCATTACTTTAAGTCGAAGACTCCACCAGAAGTCACTCTCCTTAACTCATTCTTTCTTTCCGACTTAGCACGCGCTACCAGTTTGGTAAGGAATAGCCAACCTAATCAGGTTTTAGCACGATACCTCGGGGCCGAGAAAGTCTCTCATAGCCCAAATCTACTTGAAAACCTTTCGCTAGTTGAGTCCCTGGTTGCTCCTGCGCTGACGCCGGCTACTCGTTGGCCGGCGCCTGGTGGGCATCCCTTGGTAACCTTGCAACAAGCAGCAGTGAACGCGTCGCGCATGGAACTCGCGGGTGGGAAGGCGGGCATCGTTGCTGTGAATGGCCCGCCAGGAACTGGAAAGACAACCTTGCTACGCGACATCGTCGCTAGCTGCGTGCTTGACCGCGCGACTGCGATGGCGGAGTTTGATGATCCCCGCACGGCCTTCAAGACTACAGGGCTGAAAGTTTCTGCCGGGAGCAGTGCGTTCTTCCATCTCTATAGCGTAGATGAGTCTTTGAAGGGCCATGAGGTGTTAGTTGCATCGAGCAACAACAAGGCCGTAGAAAACGTAAGCAAAGAGCTCCCTTCCCTAAAAGCAATTGGCCGTGATGTGGCCTACTTCAAAACAGTTTCCGATAGAGCCTTATCCAAGCGAGCAGAAAGTGGCGAGATTGTTGCAGGAGAGCCTACTTGGGGGCTAATCGCCGCAGTCTTGGGTAATGCCAAGAACCGCCAGGTTTTCCAAGAAGCCTTATGGTGGGACGACGATAAGAGCTTACGGTTATATCTGAAAGCGGCCAGGGGTGACTCGGTTGTCCGAGAAATTAAGGACGAATCAGGCAATGTTATCCGGCGGGAGGTTCCGTCCATTATTGATGCCGAAGCGCCTCCTTCACCGGAAGAGGCGCGAGTGAATTGGCGCAAGGCACGTTCACGCTTTAAGACGCTTCTCTCTGAGGTTGACGCAGAGCTACGCTTGCTCGAATCCGTACGAAAAGTCTGTTTAAGTATTCCGTCCGCCCGAGGTGAAGTGAATGCTGCTAGCTCTGATTTAATTATTGCAACTCAGGCTATGTCTGCTCAGGAAGCAGTTGTCAATACAGCACAAGCTAACCTACGTACAGCAGAAGCCGCGAAAGTAGATGCAATACAAGTAGAACAGAGCGCCTTCTCAAGCCGGCCTAGTTGGTGGCATCGACTGTTCAATACACAACGTATGAAAGCGTGGCATCGCATTTACGATCCATTACTCTCCGCTCGCCAAACTTCTGAACGCCGATCAGAAGCCGCCAGCACTGCTTATAAAAATTCGACAGCCTTATTAAATGAGGCAGAAGCAAATGTCCAATCAGCTCAGCAAATCTTAGAAAAGCAGAAGGCAAAACTCTCGTCCTTAGAGCAAGAGATTGATTCGCATCGGCCGCGTTTGGGGTCGCGCTTAGTTGACGAAGAGTTTTTCGTAAAAGGTCACGAGCACTGGAACTTAGCCTCCCCTTGGCTCCCGGATACCCTTCACCAGAAGCGGGAGGGGCTATTTGTTGCGGCACTGGAGCTTCATCGAGCATTCATTGATGTTTCAGCTCAAAGAATCTCTCACAACCTTGGTGTCTTGATGGGCGCTATGCAAGTGGGGGCACTCCATGAGGAAGCAAAGAAAGCATTGCTGGGAGACTTATGGTCCACCCTGTTCTTGATCTGTCCCGTTGTCTCGACTACTTTTGCTTCGGTGGATCGTATGCTCGGAGACTTACCTGCTGCTAGTTTTGGGTGGGTTCTAGTGGATGAAGCCGGCCAGGCGACACCACAGTCTGCGGTGGGCATGCTAATGCGGGCAAAAAGAGCCATCGTCGTCGGCGATCCTCTCCAAATCCCTCCGGTCGTATCCCTACCGCAACGGCTCGTTTCGGAAATAGGTAAATTCTTCGGCCTAGAAACTAATAAATGGCTAGCACCAGAAGCGTCAGTGCAGACATTAGCGGACCAGGCGTCTCGTTTGAAAGCTGAGTTCCAAGCCGATGTTGGCGTGCGCGAAGTAGGACTCCCTTTGCTTGTACATCGCCGATGTCAAGAACCCATGTTCGGTATATCCAACCGCATCGCATACGATGGGCAGATGGTTTATGCCGCAGGAAATCCATCAATTGGTTTCGTCGCTCAAGTCTTGGGCAATTCCCAATGGTTTGATATTGATGCGACAGCAGAGAGTAAGTGGTGCGCTGAAGAGGGGGAGTTTGTCATTCAACTCTTATCCAAGCTCGCAATGGCTGGCGTCCAGCAGCCGGATATCTACATCATCACGCCATTCCGCATCATTGCTCAGGAGCTGAGACGGCGAATTGAGTCGGAATCTGGTTTATTGCAGAGTCTGGGGGTTGATGCAGATGAGTGGCTAAACGATAGGGTAGGAACAATCCATACGTTCCAAGGCAAAGAAGCGGAAGCCGTTATTGCGGTACTGGGGGCTCCGATGTCAGCACAGCAAGGAGCCCGGCGATGGGCTGCGTCCACCCCCAACATCTTTAATGTGATGGTTTCTCGGGCGAAGCAGCGCTTATACATTGTTGGCTCACGCGCAGCCTGGTCAACGGTAGGACACGGCAAGGCCGTTTCGAGCGCACTAAATCGAACTTGA
- a CDS encoding helix-turn-helix domain-containing protein, which yields MPVSYTQITVGIAMKKKFALTEIREYRKALGMSQLDFWGQLGTTQSAGSRYESGRNIPQTMAILLLLLANGKISDADLTETLAAAKKQLKERI from the coding sequence ATGCCCGTCTCCTACACTCAAATCACTGTGGGCATTGCCATGAAGAAAAAGTTTGCTCTCACCGAGATTCGTGAATACCGTAAGGCTTTGGGGATGAGCCAACTCGATTTCTGGGGCCAGCTTGGAACGACGCAATCGGCCGGTTCAAGGTACGAATCAGGTAGAAACATTCCCCAGACCATGGCGATCCTTCTTCTCTTACTGGCTAACGGAAAGATTTCCGACGCAGATCTGACGGAGACACTCGCTGCAGCTAAAAAACAGCTTAAAGAGCGAATCTGA